A region of the Candidatus Aminicenantes bacterium genome:
TTCGGTTTCCTCTTTGCCGCGGTCGCCGGCATCATGGTGTTTATCTCTCTTGACGAACTTTTGCCCGCGGCCCGCGAGTACGGGGAACACCACGTGGCCATCTACGGCCTGGTAGCCGGCATGGCGGTCATGGCCATGAGTCTGCAGTTGTTTTTGTAAAAATAGTTGCAGAGTTAGAGAGTTGAAAATTTTTCTCTTGGGGTTAAATGTTATACTGAAGCACCGGGTTCCGGTCTCTCAAAACCGCAACAAGGCCGGATTGCCCGCACTGGAGGAGAATCATGATTGGGGCAATAGCCGGCGATATAGTGGGATCCGTGTACGAGCATTATTCCATCAAGACCAAGGATTTTGTTTTCTTTCATCCAGCGTGCCGTTTTACCGACGACACGGTTTTGACCATTGCGGTAGCCCAAGCGATCCTCACTGGGGAGTCTTACGGAATGGTTATCCGGCGGCTGGGACAACAATATCCTGACGCGGGTTACGGCAGGAGCTTTTTTGCCTGGTTACATGCGCTCCATCCAAAGCCCTACAACTCCTGGGGAAATGGGTCGGCCATGCGGGTCAGCCCCATCGGCTTCGCCTTTGATACAGAAGAGGAGGTATTGCTCCAGGCGAAAACTTCCGCGGAAATCACCCACAACCATCCCGAGGGTGTGAAAGGTGCTCAGGCCACGGCATTGGCGGTATTTATGGCCGGGACTGGAGCGGACAAGGAATCAATACGCCGGGAAATTTCCCGCCGTTTCGCTTACGACCTGAACCGAACCGTGGACGACATCCGACCCGACTACTCCTTTGACGTGTCCTGCGGGGGCTCGGTGCCGGAGGCCATAATTGCGTTCCTGGATTCCAATTCCTATGAGGACGCGGTACGCAACGCGGTTTCGCTTGGAGGAGATGCCGACACCCAGGCCTGCATTGCCGGAGGCATTGCCCAGGCGTTTTACGGCGGTGTACCCGCAGAAGTATGCACAAAAGTCAAAGAAATATTGCCCGCGGACTTGTGGGCGGTGATTGAGGAATTTTCAACCACTTTTGCAAAGCCCGCCTAAGACCGCCGAACCCAGTCGTTTTTTATCACCTCTCATTTCGTGGTCGTTTGGGCGGCAAGCGAAATCAGCGAAAACCAACCGGTACCGCCTGTCCGGCTTGGCATTCAAGAGATTGGCCTTTTCTTCTCCCGGCCGGCAGATTGGTTTAATTGCGAAAAGGCTGGTTTGCAGACCGTTTATTCGCATTCAGGCCGATCCAGCAAGCAGTTGCTATCCTTCCGGGCTGTCTCAACCTGAATTGTCGAATGCTTTATTCCGAAACGATCGCGCAAGTGCAGCTGCAGCTTTCTCAGGAAATCATTATCCAACCACTCGTTATCAACCACTACATGAACGGTCAGCGCATTTTCGGTGGTACTCAACGGCCAGACATGCAAATCGTGGATAAAACGGACGTTTTCGAAACTGAGCAAGTATCGCTTGATATCGGTGATATCTATGCTCTTTGGCACGGCATCGACCGCATAGTTGATGGAATCACGCAGCAATTTCCACGTGCCGACAAAAATAACCGTGGCAATCACAAGGCTAATCACAGGATCGACCCTTAAAAGAAGGGTCTTGGGCACATTTTTTTCATTACGGTTCTCCTGGTGTAGATAAAGGTGTAAATGGCCCCAAGGGGAAATAAGACAGTCGTCCATATGATGTCAAATTTCTTATGCCATCCAATGAGCTCAAAAAGATACTGACTGAAAAATACGGTAAAAAGCAAAACACCCCAAAAAATAATGATGTGACCATTTTCTTGAAGTCTTTGTTTTGTCTCTTCCATTGTCCTTGAAATTAACAAGAGACTTTCTTCAGGGGTAAACGATCTTTCGTCCATTGTATCCTTCTCCATTTTATTTATTAAAAAAACCAATAGTTCCTGCTAGCAAAAACCAGTTTATGATGTAAAGCTAGAAAAACATTAATTTCCTGTTTTTTTTCTGGTGGGGTCAGAAGGTTCCACCACCACTTTTTTCCGAAAATCTCTGGAGACCTCCTTGTAATTCCAAAACCATAGCCCTAAAATCAGTTTTTGGGGAAATCGGGTTTCCTATCAGTTCCCGCTATGCCGAAGGCGAACAGGAATCCGGTTGACCGAACATGGTGCAAGCATGGATGGAAGACCACAGCCAACGTCCGCTACTGGAATTCGTGCCTGATGCCCTGATGTCGCCAGAGGACATCTATGCCGTCACCAAGGAGGGTAGCGGAATGATCTTCACCTATCTGAAAGTTGTCATCGATTGTCTGGACAACGCCAAACCGAAGCGGTGGATTTGAGATGATTGCCGAGAAACCGCAGTACCCCGGTCAATGCATGCTGTGCAAGCAAACGTTCAACAAGGCGCAAATGGCGCGCCATCTCAGGAAGTGCGTCATTCAGAATCAGGGAGAAACCGGCATGTCCGTCAAGATGTTCCATCTTGTGGTCGAAGGGAACCATATGCCCATGTACTGGCTGCATGTGGAGATCCCCGGAGCTTTGACATTAGAGCATCTGGACGGCTTCCTCCGGGATATATGGCTGGAGTGCTGCGGGCATCTGAGCTGTTTCACGATTGACGGACAACGATATTCCGTACACCCCGCGGAGGACATGCTCTTTGGCCCTCGCGAGAAGACCATGGGGCAGAAGTTATACAAGGAGTTGGGGCCGGGCACGAAGTTCCAGTACGAATACGACTACGGCTCGACCACGGAACTGAAGCTCCGTGTTGTAGAATTCCGGGAACGCCTGGTAAAGAACCCGGGGATCACATTGCTCGCGCGGAACGAACCGCCTGCGTGGACGTGCGCCAAGTGCGGAAAGTCGGCCACGCAGATTCAGACGACGGGCTGGGGTCTCGATATTGACTCCGTGTTCTGCGAAGCCTGCGTAGGCGATGACGAAGAAGAAGGCTACCTCCCTCTCGTCAACTCACCCCGTACCGGTGTCTGTGGATACTGCGGCTAGCTGATGCGAATCAAGAAAGGAAGGTTGGGGGGGTCGCGTCTCAATATTGAACAATGAATTAATATATAGGTTTCCCAAAAATTACCCGCGTGTAAAGGCCAAGACTGGAAGAGAGGAGAGACGCAAATCCGAAGAAAAAGTTGAGGCAGTTGCAGGAATGGGGTCGGCATCGGAAATGTTGACTCCTTTGTATCCATCTTCGATAATGTTCTTTTCAGCCTGGATTTACAGAACTGTGACGAAATGCAGGCCTGCGGAGGAGGGAATGAAAAAACCCGCCTTACTAGTGCTTATCCCGGTCTTGATGGGCTTTTGGATGCCGGCCCAGGAAACAGCTTCGGGCCAACTGCCGAAGATCTCCAAGCAAGAGCGTCTGCGCCAAGCGGAGATCCGGGAGATTCCCGGCTTCACCTATGTATATCTGCAGTGCGAGGGCCCCTATGCGCGAATCCAGGCAAAGGTAGGAGAATTCATGGGGCAGTTCTTTAATCAGGGGTTGACGCCCGGCGGGAACTTCTTTGCCATGTACCAAAACTCCCCCGAACAGGTAAAACAGGAAGAGCTGCAATGGCGACTGGGATTCCCCGTCGCGGCGGACACAGTTCCAAGCGCACCGCTGGAAAAGGGCGAGTTCACGCCGACGCAGGCGGTGGTTTACCTTTATGTCGGCCCCTAGGAAAAAGTCGCGTACGCCTACGGCAAGATGACGGCATTCTGTGAACTGAACGGATATGAGCCAGCCGGAGCGAGTATTGAGAAATACCTTGACATGAATCCGATGGCGGTCAAACCCGAGGAACGCAAAACCGAGATCATCTGGCCGGTCAAAAAGAAATAAGAACTCGTTCGGGGTCAGTTCTTACATTATTGCTTTTGGATCTATTCCGTTTCGTGTGAGTAAGTTCGCATAGATGATGAGCGAGCGGTTGTGAGGAAGAGTACCCAGAGGGCATACATACCCAGAGGGCATACATACCCGCTGGGCATAAAGCATAAGCGAACGCAACGTAGGTTCCGGGGACCCATGGTCTGAGACAGGATGGCCGGCTGAAGGGTACTCCCTACAGCTTTTCCTTTTTCAAAAAAGAATAGCTTTCAAACCCACACAGAATGGAAGCGAGCCTTACTTTTTTCAATTCCCAGGCTCTTGATCGCCTCGGACAAAGCGACATAATCGCCGGCCTCCTTCATAGCCTTTTGTCATTTCTCTTTTTACCTGTTACTCAAGAGCGCTGGAACCGTAGCGCTTGCCGTCCAGACGAAAGGCCGCGCTATTATCAATTCGGCTGATCTGTCATCCACACAAAATGCAGCAATTCAAGACCCCATTCATTGATGGTAACCTGGTAAGTTGCGTTTTCGCGAGTGGTGTGGTATAGCCTGGGGGAAATCAAAAATAACGGAGAAATCGCATGAAGATTAAATGGATGATGGTTGTGATGCTGACGGCTCTGCTGATGGCCGCTGCACCTTTAGCTGCGAATGATGGCACGCCCGCCAAAGAGGGAAAACAGGAAACGTACCGCAAAGCCATCCTGGAGCAAGCCAAACTGGACATCAACGTGTTCAAAGAACAGCTCAAGGGCGGCCGGGCCGACGGTAAGGCTGTCACCGACTTTCCGCTGGAACAATTGATCAAGGGCATCGAGACGGAGATGGAACACACCAAGGACCCCATGCTGGCTTTGGAAATCGCCATGGATCACCTGGAAGAGCTGGACGACTACTACACCCGCCTCGAGGTCATGGAACATGGCCATTGCAAGATGATGGCCCGCGGCATGATGAAGATGAAGGCCCACAAATGCGCCATGCACAAAGACGGGAAAGCCGCTGAGCCGTGCAAGGCCGAAGCTGAAGATAAGGCGACCACCGCCACGGAAAAAACGGATTAATCCCCCGCCCCTTCCCCGGAATGTTTTTTCCGGAGAGAGGGCCACTCTTCAATGATCGGCATCAAGTCTTTCATTATTACAGGTTTTGTTCTGCGTTTCTGGACTGAGCTTGCATCCCGGCACTGAATACGGAATCGACTGCATGGGACGCAGGCGTCTTTTGATCGTTTCATCGTAACTCAGGTGACATATTCCGTAACCTTTCTGGATGCAAACTGCTTATGTTGCTCGTTCGGTCAGAGCGCTGAGAGCGAGTACGGTCTGCCGGCAAGATCCGCAGAATCAGAAGTAAAACCGCAACACATACTGGATCAGTGATCATCAAGGGGGACAATGAAGATAAAGTCCTTTGAGTTCAGCATGAGAGAACTGGCGGGATCCATGGGAGACTTCGGCACACTTTTCCCGCTGGCGATCGGTTATATAGTCGTCTGTGGTCTCAACCCGGCCGGATTCCTCGTAATGATGGGCATTGCGAACATCGTGACGGGGCTTGTCTATAAACTTCCCATGCCCATCGAACCGATGAAGGTGCTTGCTGTTGTTGCAATCGCCCAGCAATGGTCGCCTTCGATGGTGTACGCCTCCGGATTCGCTATGGGTGTAGTCTGGATACTCTTCGCGGTGACGGGGATCATCGGCTGGATAGCGCGAGTCACTCCCAGATCCGTCGTGCGCGGTATCCAGGTTACGCTGGGTGTGCTACTGGCCATCCAGGCTGCGAAAATGATCGCCTCCTGGTGGGTGGCAGGCATAGCTTCCATCCTCATCGTGCTCCTGTTCCGGCGCAACAGGTACGCCCCCGCTGCCGTCGTACTGGTGGTGCTGGGTTGCACGATCATACTCATCAGGGGACAGTATCCAGAGATCAGTCCTACTGTCATCAGCATGCCGATCCTGACCGGATTCAGCCTGGGGGAGGTCTGGAAGACACTGCTCCTTGCAGGCTTCGCCCAGATTCCACTGACGATCACCAACGCTACGATCGCAACATCATCCTTGATCGCCAAGTACTTCCCTGACAGGCCGGTTACTGAAAGGCAACTCTCCTACAATCAGGGGATTATGAATCTGGTTCTACCATTCTTCGGCGGTATGCCGATGTGCCATGGCGCCGGCGGCCTGGCAGGCCAGTACTACTTCGGAGCCAGGACTGGTGGAGCAAACATCATCGAGGGATTGATGGAGGTTACGATGGGGTTGTTGCTCGGCGGTTCTATCGCCGGGATATTGACTGTATTCCCCACTGCCATAATCGGCGCGATGATGTTTCTTGTCGGCTTAGAACTTACCAAGTGCGCAAAAGACATCCGGTTGGGCAAGGATATGGTTGCTCTGGCAGTGACCGTAACCGTGTCATTGATCTCCAATATGGCATTGGGGTTCCTGACCGGAATCGCATCCCATTATCTGATCCAGTTAATTGAGAGACACAAGGCGGCTGAGGATGACGAGCGTTAAGTGGATCGACAACCGAATTTTTGCAACTGAATTCGATCCAGACCAGTGCGTTGGGAAAAAGATGGCCGTTGTCCATTTTTCCGGAAATATATTTGCAATTTCAAGCTCACGCCGCTAGAATCAACAAGGGAAGATTTGGGGTTCTTATCAGTTGTCAGGAAAGGAAGGATGTTCGGACCCATCGGGGTCATGCTCGCCGAGCATGCCGAAGGCCGGAAGATCATCTCCCGCCTGAAGAGCGCTTTCGCCGCGTACGGATCGAGCCGGAGTACCGCCGCTCAAGAGATATCAGAGGATGCGAACGAATATGTGAGTCTGCTCAGTCAGCACATTGATAAAGAGAATAATGTCCTCTTCCCTGTGGCTGAAGGACGTATCAACGCGGCCGCCGATTCCCGACTTGTCGAGCATTTCGAGGAATTGGAGCGTGAACGGATCGGTGCCGGGAAACACGAGGAGTTTCACGCGATGCTCGAACACCTGAAGGAGGAATACCTGAAATGAAGGTTTTTTCATTCAGAGAAGGCAATGTGATTGAGAAAGGAGGATATACCATGAATCGGAAAAAGACTATGATTACGGGTATTTTTCTGGCCATGGCCGTACTTGTGACCTTGCTGTTCACCTCTCATTTAGTCTGGGCTCACTGCGACACCTTGAATGGGCCTGTGGTGGTCGAGGCGAAAGCCGCACTTGAGAAGGGAGACGTGACGCCGCTGCTCAAATGGGTGACGAAGGAACACGAGGCGGAAATCAAAACGGCATTCAAGAAGACGCTCGTCGTGAGAACCAAAGGTCCCGAGGCGAAAGAGTTGGCCGACATGTATTTCTTTGAAACGCTCGTAAGGATTCATCGGGCCGGCGAGGGTGCGCCCTATACGGGGCTGAAACCCGCCGGTCACGTTGAGCCGCCCGTGGCCGCCGCCGACAGGGCGATTGAGGTGGGCAGCGTGGACGAGCTTGCGAAAAACATCGGCCAAGCCGCCGAGAAAGCCGTCAAGGAGCGCTTTGAGCTCGTGATGGATGCCATGAAACACAAGGATGAATCTGTCGAGGCCGGAAGAAAGTATGTAGCAGCTTACGTGATATTTGTCCACTACGTCGAGGGATTGCACAACACGATTCAGGCGGGAGGCGCACATGGTCACGGAGAAGAAGGACAAGGCGAAGAGCATGGGCACTGATGGGCCGGCCGAGTCAAGAATGCCCGCCGACGAAGTTCTCGACACTGCGGGTATGGTAAGCTATGCCGATGGCAGTATTGTCAGCCGCACATTGGTAGAAAACAACGCGGGGACCATTACGCTTTTCGCTTTCGATGCGGGCCAGGGTCTGAGCGAGCATTCCGCTCCCTTTGACGCGCTGGTCCAGGTCCTCGACGGTGAGGGTGAATTCACCGTAGGCGGCAAAGTACACTGCGCGGCCGCGGGCCAAGTGCTGTTGATGCCCGCCAATGTTCCTCACGCCGTGAGAGCTGGAAAGCGATTCAAGATGCTTTTGACGATGCTTCGATCCAAGTGAGGGCCGGCCTGTTGTTCCAAAGCGCCTTTGGGCTTTGCCGATCATGCGCCGCAAGCGCTGGTTGCGCGTCATGCCGCTTGACAAACAGACACTCGCTAACATGATAACATTATGATCAAAATCAAAATCGGTATTCTTTTGGGCATTGTTGCCGGCATTATTGATGTGATTCCAATGATTATGCAAAAACTGACTTGGGATGCAAATATTTCAGCATTTTCAATGTGGATTGTGGTGGGATTCCTGATAGCCACGATTGATTTGAAAATGAATTCAATAATCAAAGGGATACTTGTCGCATTTTTAGTTTTATTGCCGTCCGCAATATTGATTGGTTGGAGTGAGCCGTTTACTTTGATTCCAATTGCAATAATGACAACAATACTTGGCGGATTACTTGGGTTTTCAATACATCGATTTTCTTAGATAAAGCAATTCAACCCCGGCCTGTATTGATCATAATGCCGGCAATATACGCGCCCCGGGGAAGGCCCGATCACTTATTATCTCCTTGAATCATTCATGCCACTTCCAACACACCTGCCGGCTCGAGCGGATATCCCGGGGAATCAGGTTTCGCGGCCCCGCCAGAACACCCATGCCAGGACGGCGCCGGCCACCGCCTCCAGAACGATCAACAGGGCCGGCAACTTCCAGCCCGGAATGACCTCTCCTTCTCCGATAAAGGTAAACGCCAGCAGGATGCTGAACAGGAGAAACAGGTACCAGGCGGCCGCCATCAGCCATTTCCACCACGTCATCCTCAGCCCCAGGTCCCGTGCCCAGCGGATGGCCGCGGGAATCACCAATCCGAAAGTCGCACCAACAATGAATGCGTATATTACCAGACGTGTAATCATGGCTCTACTCCCCCCGGGTGGGATCCGGTGCGCTGATTTTGAGGTATTTTTTAACCTGCAACCATTCGGGTGGTTGGCGGTAATTGGCGAAGCGGCCGTCCGGCGGCGGCAGGTACTCCCGGGCGGAAGGAGCCTTGAAAAAGGTTTTCTGCATCCAGGTAAGGGTTCTGCGCACCAGCCCGGTTGGGTCCCGGGTATCCGCGGCCCTGGCCAGGGTGTGGGCCCAATTGGCCTTGCGGCTGTAGGGACAGGCGATGAGGCATAAGCGACACCCCAGGCCTCCCATACTCTGCATCCAGTAGTTGTAGCAGGAGGTCTCACGGATCTGCCAGTGGCGGTAGCCCCGGTAATGGGAATCGCTGTTGTCGGGCGCGAAACTGATGGAGTTGGATGGGCAGATCTCCGCGCAGATCTTGCAATGTTCGCAGAACTTGCGGACCCCGAAATCGATGGGCTTGTCCACCTGCATGGGCAGGTTCGTTGTGACGAAGGCAGCGCGGAAATTGGACCCCGCTTCCGGAGTGATCACGATACCGTGACGGCCCTGCTCGCCCAGCCCGGCATCCACAAGCACCGGGACCGCCATCAGGTCGTAACCGTCCATGGGGGAATGGCGGCGGGCGGGATAGCCCAGGCTCTTGATGAAATGCTCCAGCCGCCGCGCTGCTATACTGGCCCGGGAATAAGCGTCGTAACTGGTACCGCAATTGGGGTTGGACTGCACCTGT
Encoded here:
- a CDS encoding cupin domain-containing protein; translation: MVTEKKDKAKSMGTDGPAESRMPADEVLDTAGMVSYADGSIVSRTLVENNAGTITLFAFDAGQGLSEHSAPFDALVQVLDGEGEFTVGGKVHCAAAGQVLLMPANVPHAVRAGKRFKMLLTMLRSK
- a CDS encoding zinc transporter ZupT, whose protein sequence is GNRRKAFRLSFLSGLAEPLGAVVGYILFLTFFSDTIFGFLFAAVAGIMVFISLDELLPAAREYGEHHVAIYGLVAGMAVMAMSLQLFL
- a CDS encoding cation transporter, whose amino-acid sequence is MDDCLISPWGHLHLYLHQENRNEKNVPKTLLLRVDPVISLVIATVIFVGTWKLLRDSINYAVDAVPKSIDITDIKRYLLSFENVRFIHDLHVWPLSTTENALTVHVVVDNEWLDNDFLRKLQLHLRDRFGIKHSTIQVETARKDSNCLLDRPECE
- a CDS encoding AraC family transcriptional regulator, encoding MNNELIYRFPKNYPRVKAKTGREERRKSEEKVEAVAGMGSASEMLTPLYPSSIMFFSAWIYRTVTKCRPAEEGMKKPALLVLIPVLMGFWMPAQETASGQLPKISKQERLRQAEIREIPGFTYVYLQCEGPYARIQAKVGEFMGQFFNQGLTPGGNFFAMYQNSPEQVKQEELQWRLGFPVAADTVPSAPLEKGEFTPTQAVVYLYVGP
- a CDS encoding ADP-ribosylglycohydrolase family protein, whose protein sequence is MIGAIAGDIVGSVYEHYSIKTKDFVFFHPACRFTDDTVLTIAVAQAILTGESYGMVIRRLGQQYPDAGYGRSFFAWLHALHPKPYNSWGNGSAMRVSPIGFAFDTEEEVLLQAKTSAEITHNHPEGVKGAQATALAVFMAGTGADKESIRREISRRFAYDLNRTVDDIRPDYSFDVSCGGSVPEAIIAFLDSNSYEDAVRNAVSLGGDADTQACIAGGIAQAFYGGVPAEVCTKVKEILPADLWAVIEEFSTTFAKPA